Proteins from a genomic interval of Williamwhitmania sp.:
- a CDS encoding tetratricopeptide repeat protein encodes MLRKRLRYFWIVGFFFVLWGDALAGNLADTLYLHQLVDKADTYIDKGNYDSAYRMADKARILVQQTRYTRAYATALNRLGVASRWKGNLSQALDFFSRSLHIADSLNDWRLRANNLTNIGAVHRMVGDYSKALAAYIESLGINEAANNTAGVAVNYNNIGVVYLYLGNYGKALEYYKKSQVISKKLGDEAGLAISYINIGEVYQKSGKNADAISYYMQGLDLSQKIGDFDSQAVLFSELGNIYKSLNDFRFAFDFYLKSLSIFTKLGDNYRLSQVLNNLGDCAIKLKHYNQALNYLNRALMLANEVGSWELKRDANLSLSNYYQSLGNYRQALVFYKAHTGARDSSFNKESNDQLIRAQLRYDFEKLQVKDQIEKEKQQLVATEANRWQNIIKYSLIAIVIVLLFMLAMLYRNYRHKKQLTKILLLHEKEILEKNEELELQQEEILTQRDQIEEKNVILQIHQKEIEDQNERMISSLEYAQTIQEAILPEKDFFEKYFRSHFIFFRPKDIVSGDFYWTYQTENLIYVALADCTGHGVPGGFMSMIGNTLLNQLVIEYQMTNPAKILEELNRMVRKALKQTEDSARSYAGMDIAFCVVDKAKGKLFFAGAKRPLYYFKDGEFEKIAGDSRSIGGYQMEADRLFTLQTIDLDEPITLYLFTDGYTDQLNLSERKYGIGRFKEQLAEIHRLPMARQMELLVNSHDEFKGGNEQIDDITVIGLTL; translated from the coding sequence ATGCTTAGAAAACGTTTAAGATATTTCTGGATAGTAGGTTTCTTTTTTGTTTTATGGGGCGATGCTCTAGCAGGCAATTTAGCGGATACTCTCTATCTTCATCAATTGGTTGATAAGGCGGATACCTACATAGACAAGGGTAACTACGATTCGGCATACCGAATGGCCGATAAGGCCCGAATTCTGGTTCAACAAACGCGTTACACTCGAGCATATGCCACTGCATTAAACAGGTTAGGCGTTGCAAGCCGATGGAAAGGGAACCTTAGCCAAGCGTTGGACTTCTTCTCTCGTAGCTTGCATATTGCCGACTCTTTAAATGATTGGAGATTAAGGGCCAACAACCTTACAAATATTGGTGCTGTTCACCGCATGGTGGGCGATTATTCCAAGGCACTTGCAGCCTACATAGAGTCACTTGGCATAAACGAGGCGGCTAATAATACGGCTGGAGTTGCGGTTAATTACAACAATATTGGGGTCGTTTATCTCTACCTTGGCAACTATGGAAAGGCATTGGAGTATTATAAAAAGTCACAAGTTATCTCCAAGAAGTTAGGAGATGAGGCCGGGCTTGCCATTTCGTACATTAACATTGGCGAGGTTTACCAGAAATCTGGAAAAAATGCTGATGCCATCTCCTACTATATGCAGGGGTTGGACCTCAGCCAGAAGATTGGTGATTTCGACAGCCAAGCGGTGCTGTTTAGCGAATTGGGAAACATCTATAAAAGCCTTAACGATTTTCGGTTTGCATTTGACTTTTACCTGAAGTCACTTTCAATATTTACAAAGTTGGGTGATAATTACCGCTTATCGCAGGTGCTGAATAATTTGGGTGACTGTGCAATAAAGCTTAAGCATTACAATCAGGCACTTAATTATCTCAATCGTGCTTTAATGTTGGCCAACGAGGTTGGATCGTGGGAGCTTAAAAGGGATGCCAACTTATCCCTAAGCAACTACTACCAGTCATTGGGGAACTATAGGCAAGCCTTGGTCTTCTATAAGGCTCACACTGGTGCTAGAGATAGCTCATTCAACAAGGAGAGTAACGACCAACTGATTCGTGCTCAGCTAAGATATGATTTTGAAAAGCTGCAGGTTAAAGATCAAATTGAAAAGGAAAAGCAGCAGCTTGTGGCCACGGAGGCAAACAGATGGCAGAACATAATTAAATACTCTTTAATTGCCATCGTAATTGTGCTGCTGTTCATGCTTGCCATGCTATACAGGAACTACCGACATAAGAAGCAGCTGACGAAAATACTTCTCCTTCACGAAAAGGAGATTTTGGAGAAAAATGAGGAACTCGAGCTTCAACAGGAGGAGATTCTTACACAGCGCGACCAGATTGAGGAGAAGAATGTGATTCTACAGATCCATCAAAAGGAGATTGAAGATCAGAATGAGCGGATGATAAGCAGCCTTGAATATGCCCAAACCATACAGGAGGCCATTCTGCCCGAAAAAGATTTCTTCGAAAAGTATTTTCGCAGCCATTTTATTTTTTTTAGACCGAAGGATATCGTTTCAGGTGACTTCTACTGGACCTATCAAACGGAGAACCTTATCTATGTGGCCCTTGCCGACTGCACTGGCCATGGTGTGCCGGGTGGGTTTATGTCCATGATTGGCAACACGCTGCTCAACCAGCTGGTCATCGAATACCAGATGACCAATCCTGCCAAGATTTTGGAGGAACTTAACCGCATGGTTCGTAAAGCGCTCAAGCAAACTGAGGATTCAGCAAGGTCGTATGCTGGAATGGATATTGCATTTTGTGTGGTAGACAAGGCCAAGGGGAAGTTGTTTTTTGCCGGAGCAAAACGACCACTCTACTATTTCAAGGATGGCGAGTTTGAGAAAATTGCCGGCGATTCCCGTTCCATTGGAGGCTATCAAATGGAAGCCGATCGACTCTTTACGTTGCAAACTATTGATCTCGACGAGCCCATTACTCTTTACCTGTTTACCGATGGCTACACCGACCAGCTTAACCTCTCCGAGCGGAAATATGGCATTGGTCGGTTTAAGGAGCAGCTGGCCGAAATACACCGCCTGCCAATGGCTCGGCAGATGGAGCTACTCGTTAATTCACATGATGAGTTCAAAGGTGGTAATGAGCAAATTGATGATATAACAGTTATTGGACTTACCCTATAA
- a CDS encoding M3 family metallopeptidase has translation MKKYLIMAMFAGIALTSCNKGGMDSQNPFMSEYKTPYGVPPFDKITNADYLPAFKAGIKQQQEEIAAIVKTPEAPTFDNTILAMENSGEILDKVSNVFFNITESNSTDEIQAIADSVSPLLSKNNDDIYLNADLYKRVKAIYDNKDSLNLTEEQKMLVDKINRNFVRGGANLAADKQERFRQVNKELSLQELQFGKNLLKENASYKMVIDNKADLVGLPESVIMSAAEQAKADSMSGKWVFTLDKPSMIPFLQYSQKRDLREKIYMAYATRCNHQNEYNNNPVITKILSLSLEKAKLLGFPTAANYILDNTMAKKPENVYNLLNKIWTPALKKAKEEAADMQKIIDKEGGKFKLASWDWWFYSEKVRKAKYDLDEEMLRPYFELDNVKKGIFYTAKRLYGLQFVAKPDLPKYDPEAEAYEVQDSTGKMLAILYFDYFPRASKKGGAWCTNFRPEKIVNGKRIAPIVSIVTNFTRPAGNQPALLNFDEVTTLFHEFGHAMHAMLSQVTYASLSGTNVPRDFVELPSQFDENWASEPEVLNVYAKNYKTGEVIPQELVDKIKKSGTFNQGFATVEYLAASYLDMDFYTDTLLTNFDVQKFEKASMDKIGLIPEILPRYRSTYFQHIFGGGYSAGYYSYIWADVLVADAFQAFKETGDIFNQKEANLFRHCILEKGGTEDAMTMYKNFRGKAPSIEPLLKARGLD, from the coding sequence GTGAAAAAGTATCTGATTATGGCCATGTTTGCAGGCATTGCACTCACATCCTGCAATAAGGGTGGTATGGATTCCCAGAACCCATTCATGAGTGAATACAAAACACCGTATGGGGTTCCACCATTCGATAAAATTACAAATGCCGACTATCTCCCAGCGTTTAAGGCGGGGATAAAGCAGCAGCAGGAAGAGATTGCTGCCATTGTGAAAACCCCAGAAGCACCCACTTTTGATAACACCATTCTTGCAATGGAAAACAGTGGCGAGATTCTGGACAAGGTTAGCAACGTATTCTTCAACATCACCGAGTCGAACAGCACCGACGAGATTCAGGCTATTGCCGACTCCGTTTCTCCGCTGCTCTCGAAGAACAACGACGACATCTACCTCAACGCGGACCTCTACAAGCGGGTGAAGGCTATTTACGATAATAAAGATAGCCTCAACCTAACCGAGGAGCAAAAGATGCTGGTTGACAAAATCAACCGCAACTTTGTTCGTGGTGGAGCCAACCTTGCTGCCGACAAGCAGGAGCGTTTCCGTCAGGTGAACAAGGAACTTTCGCTTCAGGAGCTACAATTTGGTAAGAACTTATTGAAAGAGAACGCATCCTACAAAATGGTAATCGACAATAAGGCGGACCTCGTTGGTCTTCCTGAATCGGTAATCATGTCGGCTGCCGAACAGGCAAAGGCGGATAGCATGTCTGGCAAGTGGGTATTTACCCTCGACAAACCCAGCATGATTCCATTCCTGCAATACTCACAAAAGCGTGACCTAAGAGAAAAAATCTACATGGCCTATGCTACTCGGTGTAATCACCAGAACGAGTATAACAACAACCCTGTTATTACCAAGATTCTTTCGTTGAGCCTCGAGAAGGCAAAACTTTTGGGTTTCCCAACTGCCGCCAACTACATTCTCGACAACACCATGGCTAAGAAGCCCGAAAATGTGTACAACCTGCTCAACAAGATTTGGACTCCAGCGCTGAAAAAGGCAAAAGAGGAGGCTGCTGATATGCAGAAGATCATCGACAAGGAGGGTGGCAAATTTAAGCTCGCCTCCTGGGATTGGTGGTTCTACTCCGAAAAGGTAAGGAAAGCAAAGTACGACCTCGATGAGGAGATGCTTCGCCCATACTTTGAACTAGACAATGTAAAAAAAGGAATTTTCTACACTGCTAAAAGGCTATATGGCCTTCAGTTTGTGGCTAAGCCCGACCTTCCAAAATATGATCCAGAAGCCGAAGCATATGAGGTTCAAGACTCAACTGGCAAGATGTTGGCCATTCTCTACTTCGACTACTTCCCAAGGGCAAGCAAGAAGGGTGGCGCTTGGTGCACCAACTTCCGTCCCGAAAAGATTGTTAATGGCAAGCGTATAGCTCCTATTGTTTCCATCGTTACCAACTTTACCCGCCCTGCTGGCAACCAGCCTGCGCTGCTCAACTTCGACGAGGTAACAACCCTATTCCACGAATTTGGCCACGCAATGCACGCCATGCTTTCGCAGGTAACCTATGCCAGTCTTTCAGGCACCAATGTTCCTCGTGACTTTGTGGAGCTACCCTCACAGTTCGACGAAAACTGGGCTTCGGAACCTGAGGTATTGAATGTGTATGCCAAGAACTACAAAACCGGTGAGGTAATTCCTCAAGAATTGGTTGACAAGATTAAGAAGAGCGGAACCTTCAACCAGGGTTTTGCAACGGTTGAATACCTCGCTGCATCATACCTCGATATGGACTTCTACACCGATACTCTACTTACTAACTTCGATGTTCAGAAGTTTGAGAAAGCAAGTATGGATAAAATTGGGCTTATCCCAGAAATTCTTCCTCGATATAGAAGCACCTACTTCCAACACATTTTTGGAGGTGGATACTCGGCAGGCTACTACAGCTATATTTGGGCCGATGTTCTCGTTGCCGATGCCTTCCAAGCATTCAAGGAAACTGGCGATATTTTCAATCAGAAAGAAGCCAACCTATTCCGTCACTGCATCCTCGAAAAGGGTGGTACCGAAGATGCAATGACAATGTACAAGAACTTTAGAGGAAAAGCGCCTAGCATTGAGCCACTGCTCAAAGCCCGTGGACTTGACTAG